From Solanum lycopersicum chromosome 4, SLM_r2.1:
TATGCGTATCCAAATGGGAtgttaaaagataaatttatgtattatacgGATGAAAGAAACTATTTTTTGTTGAGAAAAACAGAGTTTTTTCTGCTGCCTTGTTTCCATTGCTCCAATGAGTCCACTGACCATTCAACTTCAGCCTTCTCCATTCCCACTTACAAATCCAGCAAAACCCCAAATCACCATTTTCACTTTACCCAACAGACCAATAATCTTGATTCCTCAAGCTACATTTTCTTCTCCATCAAATTCTCCTCTTTGGACCATTTCAGAGATAGCCAGGGCTGTCAATGGCAGAATCATCAGATGGGGTCCACCTGGAACAATCTGTACGGACACCAGAACCCTTGAACCAGGACAATGGTTTCTCCCCCTTGTTGGACAAAACTTTGATGCCCATAATTTCATTACTCCTAAATTAGCCACAAAAGGGTGTGTTGGAGTGATTGGGAACTGGGTTTGTGAGGGTTGGAACAATGGGTTTGTACAGGTAGAAGGTGACACTATGAGTTCTTTAAAAAGATTAGGTTTTTATGCAAGAAACAGGTTTACTGGTTGTTTAATTGGTTTAACAGGAAGTGTGGGGAAAACAACTACAAAGACTATGGTGGCGTTAGCTTTGGAGAGTGTTGGAACTGTTTATTATAGTCCAGGGAACTGGAATAACGAGATTGGGGTTGCGTTATTGCTTATTGGGATGTCGAGGGATGTGGGGTTTGGTGTTTTGGAGATGGGAATGAGCAAGAAAGGAGAGATCTTGGAGCTGTCCAGGATGTGTAGACCAGATGTAAGGGTGATTTTGAATGTGAATGCTGCACATTTGGAGAACTTCGCGAACTTGGAGGAGGTTTCCATGGCGAAAGGAGAGATTTTAAGAGAAGCAATGCCAGGGAATGTGTGTGTATTGAATGGTGATGATCCCCTTGTCATGAGCCTCCCAGTTCCAGTTGGAGTTAAGAAGGTGactactatttaattttttaaaattgttctttatattgatatttttgtgATCGGTGGTGAAGGTGGGATTCAACATATAGTGTatacattaaaagaaaatttacctATCTAAACAGAGTGAATTATGTTGATTGGATACAAGGTGTCTCCACCACTGTTTGTGATCAAGCTTCTTTTGTGTTGGTCATTGAATTAGTTCTCAACGTCTGAACTAGCTGATATGAGTTACATGCGATGCAGATACCACTGTTCTTTCCTTGCATTCTAGTATTGGTAGGTAATCTTGAAATGGAAATTTCTACTTTGAATCTTGCATATGAAAGGACAGAGAACACTTCTTCCAATTTAGACGTTCTCGATAAGAAATCTCATAAAATGTGCACCAAGTGAGTCCATCATGGGTGTGGGATCCATAGTGGATTTGGTCAAGCACTCGAGTTGAGTTGACCAAATGTGGTATGGATCCAACATCCATGTTGTGTCTACGGGGGTGAATCCTAGCTACGTAGCTCATTAAATCCTTGTTATTTGTTAGATACAGTTCTACTTAAGGAGATAAGAGCCGAAAAAACATGAATTCTgttgctttttatttttatatactgTGAAACTATGATCTACTTTtggttattttcttgatttcattttttcttttcttgctcaaGGTGGTTTTTGGTCGACAGTTTGGCTGTGATGTTCGTTTAGTTTCTTCACAAATCATAGACGGAGGTCGCAGAGTAGAAATTGTTCTAGAGGGGTTCAACGAGATGTAAGTTCATCAGAACCTTTTTCCAACCATTCTGTAGAGCATGCTATTCACATCGGCACAAAACTTCAACTATTACAACCTGGTTTGAACATTTTCAGAATACTAAACTTTTATAATCCCCTTATATTGtcatattttccaaataattgtaaaaatatgGTTTTCTGTTATTGATGTAATATTTTTGTGTTCCTTATCTGGATGGGCTTATACAAGCAGGCCTTTATCTTTTGTCTCTTTGGTGTGACTTAGATGTTATTAATTAGATATAAAGTGCGACAGGTGTCACCATCCCTTCTTTTCATAGCTAATAGAGAAGAGACTTTGGTAATTCTTACACATCTGTTGTTAGCGCTACAGTCTACACTCGATTCTTGAACAAAATGaactttactttcttaaaacaaatatattatgtaattttcaaTGTGCAAGGTCAGTACTACCACAGATTAAAGAATTTAGGTTGACGAAATATTCTTAGAAATTGTCTTATAAAGGAAATGCCTTTTCTTCATTTAGGCTATTTTAATCTGAAACATAGTATAACTTGCGTTATTCATTAAAACAATTGATCCACTGTTATTTACTAGTATTTACAGTTCTATTTACTTGACATGTCGGTAAATATTCAGGGTTAAATTTGTTATCTCCAGTCCTGGCTTGCATTTGGCCGTTAATGCATGTGCAGCTGCTGCTGTCGCTAGTGCTCTTGGTGTTCCGCTTGCTTTAGCTGGAAAGTCCTTATCCAGATTTATACCTGTTCACCGAAGATCAGAGCTTGAAGTGACCAAGAATGGGATTACAATAATCAATGATGTTTACAATGCAAGTCCAGCTAGTACTCAAGCTGCAATTGACTTGTTAAGAAACATTGACTGCAAAGGTAAACGAGTTGCTATACTCGGAGACATGCTTGAACTTGGTTCAACAGAATTCAAGTTTCATGAGTTGATGCTACAGAGTTGCTGCGATGCTCAGTTTGATGTGGTTGCACTTGTTGGAATAAGGTTTGTACGTGCAGCTGACAGTATAGACTTTGGGCCAGATACAAAACTGGTCTACACTACTGATGCTCACCAAATGGCTTCTAAAATCATCGATTATCTAAATAGTGGTGATGTCGTCCTAGTCAAAGGCAGTCGTCAAATAAGAATGGAGGTAATTGTCAATGCAGTTAAGTCTATCCACTTTGGTGTCCCACTTTGCCATGCAGTAATGAGCAAATGTGACTAACAGAAGATTCCACAATGTGATCGTGCTAGAAGAAAAAACAGTAAACTGGTTCAACTTTGTTCGAGTCCTTTTTCAAGACCTCCGCATAGCTCAGGGCCAGCAGCTGGCGGTTATGCTGGCGTAAGGATAGATCATTAGCCATCTGCTGCTTCAAGCACATGTTTTGTGGTTTTCTGAGAAATGCTGGAAGGTCAGAGTAGCCATACGAGTTGGCTTTCAGGTGACAAGCTCTATGTAATGCTTAAGCTGCGGGTAGAAGCCCTTGCAAAGATGCTTTCTTCAAGTCGAGATGGATGAAGTGCCTCTTAACGGATACTTTCTGCAACGTTACCACCAAAGGGTTCAATAAAACCATATTCTTACTCGAGGAACGACACTCCAGAAATCAGTTTGTTGTTCAAGAAGTCACTTATGGTAATGAGGCTTCACTCACTTCCTTAAGAGACTTGgtaaatattttgagttgataACTGCAGGCTGCAATGTTTCAATAGGATGTGAATATGCTAAAACCATAGCCAGATCTTTGTGATATCATGAGAGGTTGATTGTTGCAAAAGGTTACGAGTGAAAGGATCAAAAACACATCTAAAATATTTCAGTTTTTTAGAATTTCATATCTGTAACTATCAGGTGTGCGAGTTTCCTAATTACGCTATCACCAAATATTTATTGAATCAACACATCTCAGTTATCAGCCTCTCACTTATCCGAATAATGGTGTGATGTTTTAGATAGGAAAAGTGAACAACCAATAGTTAGAAGTATGTTTCGACAAACATTTGGATGAGAAAAGTAAACACCCAATAGTTTTGCAGTTCGATTTATATATAAAGATCAATTATTTATATCCCTAAAGATTAGCTTTCGATTGCCGCAAATACTTTGATAACTACAACAATAGTAATTATGGAATTGAtgttatttgtcttattttttcgAGTtgtaaattagtttttttaattattttttcccaTTCATCTGAAATTTGATAGATATTGAATTAAGTTACTTAATATATGTTTGACAGAACtagataatatattatttaaaaacttataatataagtaatattttaataacACAATAgtgattattcatttttattatataaaatataaaaagatacttcataagttattttctaaatttgatatacgacttttaattcaaataataataaaaaaaaatctcgaaaaatataaaaatgatcaaACGGGTCGGGTTGTTCTGTGAACCAACCCGTTTGCCGCCAATAAAAGCCCAGCTCTATATCTATAAATATGCCGAAACTGTAACCCTTTCAACTAAATCATCGCTCTCTGTTTTTCAACTGTGCGAAAAATGCAGgtaaattcataaattagtaTTTTCAGTTTCGATTACGCTCTATGCTCGTTACGATTATAtgggatatgttgttgttgttatttg
This genomic window contains:
- the LOC101253076 gene encoding uncharacterized protein isoform X1, with amino-acid sequence MSPLTIQLQPSPFPLTNPAKPQITIFTLPNRPIILIPQATFSSPSNSPLWTISEIARAVNGRIIRWGPPGTICTDTRTLEPGQWFLPLVGQNFDAHNFITPKLATKGCVGVIGNWVCEGWNNGFVQVEGDTMSSLKRLGFYARNRFTGCLIGLTGSVGKTTTKTMVALALESVGTVYYSPGNWNNEIGVALLLIGMSRDVGFGVLEMGMSKKGEILELSRMCRPDVRVILNVNAAHLENFANLEEVSMAKGEILREAMPGNVCVLNGDDPLVMSLPVPVGVKKVVFGRQFGCDVRLVSSQIIDGGRRVEIVLEGFNEMVKFVISSPGLHLAVNACAAAAVASALGVPLALAGKSLSRFIPVHRRSELEVTKNGITIINDVYNASPASTQAAIDLLRNIDCKGKRVAILGDMLELGSTEFKFHELMLQSCCDAQFDVVALVGIRFVRAADSIDFGPDTKLVYTTDAHQMASKIIDYLNSGDVVLVKGSRQIRMEVIVNAVKSIHFGVPLCHAVMSKCD
- the LOC101253076 gene encoding uncharacterized protein isoform X2, which encodes MSPLTIQLQPSPFPLTNPAKPQITIFTLPNRPIILIPQATFSSPSNSPLWTISEIARAVNGRIIRWGPPGTICTDTRTLEPGQWFLPLVGQNFDAHNFITPKLATKGCVGVIGNWVCEGWNNGFVQVEGDTMSSLKRLGFYARNRFTGCLIGLTGSVGKTTTKTMVALALESVGTVYYSPGNWNNEIGVALLLIGMSRDVGFGVLEMGMSKKGEILELSRMCRPDVRVILNVNAAHLENFANLEEVSMAKGEILREAMPGNVCVLNGDDPLVMSLPVPVGVKKFGCDVRLVSSQIIDGGRRVEIVLEGFNEMVKFVISSPGLHLAVNACAAAAVASALGVPLALAGKSLSRFIPVHRRSELEVTKNGITIINDVYNASPASTQAAIDLLRNIDCKGKRVAILGDMLELGSTEFKFHELMLQSCCDAQFDVVALVGIRFVRAADSIDFGPDTKLVYTTDAHQMASKIIDYLNSGDVVLVKGSRQIRMEVIVNAVKSIHFGVPLCHAVMSKCD
- the LOC101253076 gene encoding uncharacterized protein isoform X4 encodes the protein MSPLTIQLQPSPFPLTNPAKPQITIFTLPNRPIILIPQATFSSPSNSPLWTISEIARAVNGRIIRWGPPGTICTDTRTLEPGQWFLPLVGQNFDAHNFITPKLATKGCVGVIGNWVCEGWNNGFVQVEGDTMSSLKRLGFYARNRFTGCLIGLTGSVGKTTTKTMVALALESVGTVYYSPGNWNNEIGVALLLIGMSRDVGFGVLEMGMSKKGEILELSRMCRPDVRVILNVNAAHLENFANLEEVSMAKGEILREAMPGNVCVLNGDDPLVMSLPVPVGVKKFGCDVRLVSSQIIDGGRRVEIVLEGFNEIPGLHLAVNACAAAAVASALGVPLALAGKSLSRFIPVHRRSELEVTKNGITIINDVYNASPASTQAAIDLLRNIDCKGKRVAILGDMLELGSTEFKFHELMLQSCCDAQFDVVALVGIRFVRAADSIDFGPDTKLVYTTDAHQMASKIIDYLNSGDVVLVKGSRQIRMEVIVNAVKSIHFGVPLCHAVMSKCD
- the LOC101253076 gene encoding uncharacterized protein isoform X3, which codes for MSPLTIQLQPSPFPLTNPAKPQITIFTLPNRPIILIPQATFSSPSNSPLWTISEIARAVNGRIIRWGPPGTICTDTRTLEPGQWFLPLVGQNFDAHNFITPKLATKGCVGVIGNWVCEGWNNGFVQVEGDTMSSLKRLGFYARNRFTGCLIGLTGSVGKTTTKTMVALALESVGTVYYSPGNWNNEIGVALLLIGMSRDVGFGVLEMGMSKKGEILELSRMCRPDVRVILNVNAAHLENFANLEEVSMAKGEILREAMPGNVCVLNGDDPLVMSLPVPVGVKKVVFGRQFGCDVRLVSSQIIDGGRRVEIVLEGFNEIPGLHLAVNACAAAAVASALGVPLALAGKSLSRFIPVHRRSELEVTKNGITIINDVYNASPASTQAAIDLLRNIDCKGKRVAILGDMLELGSTEFKFHELMLQSCCDAQFDVVALVGIRFVRAADSIDFGPDTKLVYTTDAHQMASKIIDYLNSGDVVLVKGSRQIRMEVIVNAVKSIHFGVPLCHAVMSKCD